A genomic window from Actinomycetota bacterium includes:
- a CDS encoding DUF6788 family protein — MTSGAADLDRRRQALASEIAAIAEEGALLPGTLLVRWMGCGKPGCRCKADPPQLHGPYIQWTRKVAGKTVTRRLTQEELGRYQAWFDNARQLRDLVGQLEALCLQAASAAEGWPNPEGS, encoded by the coding sequence ATGACCTCCGGGGCGGCGGACCTCGACCGCCGGCGCCAGGCGCTCGCCAGCGAGATCGCCGCCATCGCCGAGGAGGGAGCCTTGCTCCCCGGGACCCTGCTGGTGCGCTGGATGGGCTGCGGCAAGCCAGGGTGCCGGTGCAAGGCGGACCCTCCGCAGCTGCATGGTCCCTACATCCAGTGGACCCGCAAGGTGGCCGGCAAGACCGTCACCCGGCGCCTGACCCAGGAGGAGCTCGGCCGCTACCAGGCCTGGTTCGACAACGCCCGTCAGCTGCGGGACCTCGTCGGTCAGCTCGAGGCGCTCTGCCTGCAGGCGGCATCAGCTGCCGAGGGGTGGCCCAACCCCGAGGGATCGTGA